In Chryseobacterium gleum, a single genomic region encodes these proteins:
- a CDS encoding efflux RND transporter permease subunit: MVEMFIRRKVLSLVISILFVLLGIMALLKMPITQFPDIVPPSVTVTAKYTGANAEVSANAVALPLERAINGVPGMTYMSTVTSNDGLTLIQVFFEVGTDPDVAAVNVQNRVTTILDELPEEVIRAGVTTEKEVNSMLMYLNITSTDPSQDEQFIYNFTDINVLQELKRIDGVGRAEIMGQKEYSMRVWLDPQKMAAYNISADEVITSLQKQNISAAPGKVGETSGKTSSQLQYVIKYKGKFFEPKQYEEVPIRSDVDGTILKLKDIAKVEFGAMNYGMVSKTDGRPSASIMMKQRPGSNASEVIESVKAKMEELKVTSFPPGMEYNMAYDVSRFLDASISAVLTTLIEAFILVGIVVFIFLQDWRSTLIPVLAVPVALVGTFAFMDMLDFSVNLLTLFALVLAIGIVVDNAIVVVEAVHVKMEEGMNALDATISATKEIAGAVVAITIVMSAVFIPVAFLDGPVGVFYRQFSLTLAISIVISGVNALTLTPALCAIILKPHDHHKKKTIIDRAFQSFNTGFERLTNGYVGILSKFATRTTVTFGLLFLFIGLTFVTSKFLPTGFIPMEDQGMVYVSVTTPQGATVERTEKVLDEVTVIAKKIKGVENVTTLAGYSIVTEIAGSSYGMAMINLKDWKERNISVNDLISELSDKTKGIADAQIEIFAPPTVPGFGNTSGFELRLLDRTGGTIENTDKITKDFVKKLNEAPELQNSFTSFDATFPQYMINIDYDMAAKKGVSVDNAMSTLQTMLGSYYATNFIRFSQMYKVMVQASPEHRDTPESILNLYLKNDKGEMVPFSTFITIEKVYGPEVLTRYNMYMSAMINGEPADGYSSGDAIAAVERVAKESLPRGFDIEWSGMTREEILSGNQTVYIFAICLLFVYLLLAAQYESFLLPMPVLLSLPTGIFGSYIALVAAGLDNNIYAQVALVMLVGLLAKNAILIVEFAVARNKQGFDIIPAAIEGARQRLRPILMTSFAFVAGLIPLCIASGAGAIGNRSIGTAAAGGMLIGTIFGLVVIPGLYIFFAKLENKKNDEKIKS, from the coding sequence ATGGTAGAAATGTTTATAAGACGAAAGGTTCTTTCGTTGGTTATTTCCATATTATTTGTACTGCTGGGAATCATGGCGCTGCTGAAAATGCCGATCACCCAGTTTCCCGATATTGTACCGCCTTCTGTAACCGTTACAGCAAAATATACAGGAGCGAACGCTGAAGTGTCTGCCAATGCGGTAGCTCTTCCTCTGGAACGAGCGATCAACGGAGTGCCGGGGATGACATATATGTCTACGGTAACCTCCAATGACGGACTTACCCTTATTCAGGTGTTCTTTGAAGTAGGAACAGATCCTGATGTGGCAGCAGTAAACGTTCAGAACAGGGTAACAACTATTCTGGATGAGCTTCCTGAAGAGGTGATCAGAGCCGGAGTAACTACTGAAAAAGAGGTGAACAGTATGCTGATGTACCTTAATATCACCAGTACAGATCCCAGCCAGGATGAGCAGTTCATCTATAACTTTACGGATATTAACGTCCTTCAGGAGTTGAAACGTATTGATGGAGTAGGACGTGCAGAGATCATGGGACAGAAAGAATACTCGATGAGAGTATGGCTGGATCCGCAGAAAATGGCTGCCTATAATATTTCAGCTGACGAAGTAATTACTTCCCTGCAAAAGCAGAATATTTCCGCAGCACCCGGAAAAGTAGGTGAAACCTCTGGTAAAACCTCAAGCCAGCTTCAGTATGTTATCAAATATAAAGGAAAGTTTTTTGAGCCAAAACAATATGAAGAAGTTCCGATCCGGTCTGATGTGGACGGAACCATTTTAAAGCTTAAAGATATTGCCAAAGTTGAATTCGGGGCGATGAACTACGGGATGGTTTCCAAAACAGACGGAAGACCCTCTGCATCCATCATGATGAAACAGCGTCCAGGTTCCAACGCTTCTGAAGTTATTGAAAGTGTAAAGGCAAAAATGGAAGAATTGAAAGTCACCTCCTTCCCGCCGGGAATGGAATATAACATGGCTTATGATGTTTCCCGATTCCTTGATGCTTCCATCAGTGCGGTATTGACAACCCTTATTGAAGCTTTTATTCTGGTAGGAATTGTGGTATTTATCTTCCTGCAGGACTGGCGTTCCACATTAATTCCTGTGCTGGCTGTGCCAGTGGCGTTGGTAGGAACATTTGCATTCATGGATATGCTTGATTTCTCTGTCAATCTTTTAACGCTGTTTGCATTAGTTCTTGCGATCGGTATTGTGGTTGACAATGCCATTGTCGTCGTTGAAGCTGTCCATGTGAAAATGGAAGAAGGAATGAATGCTCTGGATGCCACCATCAGTGCCACCAAAGAAATTGCAGGAGCCGTAGTAGCGATTACGATCGTAATGTCTGCCGTATTTATTCCTGTTGCATTCCTGGATGGGCCTGTTGGAGTATTTTACCGTCAGTTTTCATTAACATTGGCTATCAGTATTGTGATTTCAGGGGTGAATGCGTTGACGCTTACTCCGGCGCTTTGTGCAATTATTTTAAAACCTCATGACCATCATAAGAAGAAGACAATCATTGACAGGGCTTTCCAGAGTTTCAATACAGGATTTGAAAGACTGACGAATGGTTATGTAGGCATTTTGTCAAAATTTGCTACAAGAACTACAGTGACTTTCGGACTGTTGTTCTTATTCATCGGACTGACCTTTGTGACCAGTAAATTCCTGCCAACAGGGTTTATCCCGATGGAAGACCAGGGGATGGTTTATGTAAGTGTAACCACTCCGCAGGGAGCAACCGTAGAAAGAACAGAAAAAGTACTGGACGAAGTGACAGTGATCGCCAAGAAGATCAAAGGAGTCGAAAACGTGACCACGCTTGCAGGTTACAGTATCGTAACAGAGATCGCAGGTTCATCTTACGGAATGGCGATGATCAACCTTAAAGACTGGAAAGAAAGAAATATTTCAGTAAATGATCTGATTTCAGAACTTTCAGATAAAACAAAGGGCATAGCAGATGCCCAGATTGAGATCTTTGCACCACCAACCGTTCCCGGATTCGGAAATACCAGTGGTTTTGAATTGCGTCTGCTGGACAGAACCGGAGGAACTATTGAAAATACAGACAAGATCACTAAGGATTTTGTTAAAAAACTCAATGAAGCGCCCGAACTGCAGAACAGTTTTACCAGTTTTGATGCTACTTTCCCGCAATATATGATCAATATAGATTATGATATGGCAGCAAAAAAAGGAGTATCGGTGGACAATGCCATGTCTACGCTGCAGACCATGCTGGGATCTTATTACGCTACGAATTTTATCCGTTTCAGCCAGATGTATAAAGTGATGGTGCAGGCAAGTCCGGAGCACAGGGATACTCCTGAAAGCATTTTGAATTTATATTTAAAAAATGACAAAGGTGAAATGGTACCTTTTTCAACTTTCATTACTATTGAGAAGGTCTACGGCCCTGAAGTACTTACAAGGTATAATATGTATATGTCTGCTATGATCAATGGTGAACCAGCAGATGGTTATAGCTCCGGAGATGCCATTGCAGCTGTAGAACGAGTAGCCAAAGAATCTTTGCCAAGAGGATTTGACATTGAATGGTCAGGAATGACAAGGGAAGAAATCTTATCAGGAAATCAAACCGTTTATATCTTCGCCATCTGTCTATTGTTTGTGTATCTGTTACTGGCCGCACAGTATGAAAGTTTCCTTCTTCCGATGCCGGTACTATTAAGCCTTCCGACGGGAATTTTTGGTTCTTATATCGCATTGGTGGCTGCAGGGCTGGATAACAATATTTATGCACAGGTAGCCTTGGTCATGCTGGTCGGACTTTTAGCTAAAAATGCCATCCTGATTGTAGAATTTGCCGTGGCAAGAAATAAGCAGGGATTTGATATCATTCCGGCAGCCATTGAAGGAGCAAGACAGCGTCTTAGACCGATTCTGATGACCTCCTTTGCCTTCGTTGCCGGGCTTATTCCTTTATGTATAGCATCCGGAGCCGGGGCAATCGGTAACCGTTCTATTGGAACAGCGGCCGCCGGAGGAATGCTGATTGGAACCATCTTCGGACTGGTGGTGATTCCGGGACTGTATATATTCTTTGCAAAACTTGAAAATAAGAAGAACGATGAAAAGATTAAATCATAG
- a CDS encoding TolC family protein, whose product MKRLNHRNILYGMASLSLVSCAVPKVTELKKAQQLPDEIIKTDKNKNTDEFQQINLKAYFTDPYLLELFDKVVQANPDFQIAQQRVEIANSFLQRSKMDLLPSLEVGIEASGNRYGKYTMEGVGNYDTNLSPNITEDQKINRDFTPNYWLGARSSWEIDAWGKLKNKKIAAQKKYLASTEGLRLLQVELFTDIANLYYQLVALDNRLAIYQKNYNLQQRAFEIVLAQREVGKATELAVQQFKAQNNNWLAEIEHIRVEIVTVEQAITTLTGSYGGEVKRGKVLMPTNMDVLNKTINVENVIHSRPDVAANYYVLEASQADAKAARAAFYPKIDLGAGFGLNSFSVETFFKPGSLAGQLLGGLMVPVFNKGQLKYEFKVASKEQEIAFLNYQKSITTAFNELQSILKQTKIYERVLKLKSEEVGFLDRGVEVSNDLYLTGYANYFELINSQKSKLTAELDLLQFQHQNTRNNVLLFKALGGKLD is encoded by the coding sequence ATGAAAAGATTAAATCATAGAAATATATTGTATGGAATGGCGTCACTGAGCCTTGTTTCGTGTGCTGTTCCCAAAGTAACGGAGCTGAAAAAAGCTCAGCAACTACCTGACGAGATTATCAAAACAGATAAAAATAAAAACACGGATGAATTCCAGCAGATCAATTTGAAGGCCTATTTTACGGATCCTTATCTGCTTGAGCTTTTTGATAAGGTAGTACAGGCAAATCCGGATTTCCAGATTGCGCAGCAAAGAGTAGAGATTGCCAACAGTTTTCTGCAAAGATCAAAAATGGATCTGTTGCCCTCCCTTGAAGTCGGAATAGAAGCTTCCGGCAACCGTTATGGAAAATATACCATGGAAGGGGTTGGAAACTATGATACCAATCTTTCACCCAATATTACGGAAGACCAGAAAATTAACAGGGATTTTACGCCTAATTACTGGCTGGGCGCAAGAAGCAGCTGGGAAATTGATGCATGGGGGAAATTGAAAAATAAAAAGATAGCTGCCCAGAAGAAATATCTGGCTTCAACAGAAGGTTTGAGGTTACTGCAGGTAGAGCTTTTCACCGATATTGCCAATCTGTATTATCAGCTGGTGGCTTTAGATAATCGTCTTGCTATTTATCAGAAGAATTACAACCTTCAGCAAAGGGCTTTTGAAATTGTTTTAGCCCAGCGTGAAGTAGGTAAAGCTACCGAACTGGCTGTACAGCAGTTCAAGGCACAGAATAATAACTGGCTCGCAGAGATTGAACACATACGGGTGGAAATCGTTACCGTAGAGCAGGCGATCACAACCCTGACGGGAAGCTATGGCGGAGAGGTGAAACGAGGTAAGGTATTAATGCCTACCAATATGGATGTTTTAAATAAAACCATTAATGTAGAAAATGTTATCCATTCCAGGCCGGATGTAGCAGCAAATTACTATGTCTTGGAAGCTTCCCAGGCTGATGCAAAGGCGGCAAGAGCTGCTTTTTATCCCAAGATTGATCTGGGAGCCGGTTTCGGACTGAATTCTTTTTCTGTGGAAACATTCTTTAAGCCAGGTTCACTGGCCGGACAGCTGTTGGGAGGGTTGATGGTTCCTGTTTTTAATAAAGGACAGTTGAAATATGAATTTAAAGTAGCCAGCAAAGAACAGGAAATTGCTTTTTTAAACTATCAGAAAAGTATAACGACAGCTTTTAATGAACTTCAGTCTATTTTGAAACAAACTAAAATTTATGAACGTGTTTTGAAACTGAAATCAGAAGAAGTAGGTTTCCTTGACCGCGGTGTTGAGGTTTCCAATGATCTGTATCTGACGGGCTATGCAAATTATTTTGAGTTGATCAATTCCCAGAAGAGCAAGCTAACGGCTGAATTGGATTTACTACAGTTCCAGCATCAGAATACCAGAAATAACGTCCTGCTGTTTAAAGCACTGGGAGGAAAACTGGATTAA
- a CDS encoding cold shock domain-containing protein, translating into MADSFSKKENFKKKIQKQKEKALRREERKTNNNKGKDMEDVFMYVDEFGRLTSTPPEQRQEVNLDDIQLGAAPIIEEDPRKTGIVTFLSEKGYGFITEDNSKENIFFHNNNCAEPVKKGNKVSFEKEKSPKGFSAVEIQLVK; encoded by the coding sequence ATGGCAGATTCTTTTTCTAAAAAGGAAAATTTCAAGAAAAAAATTCAAAAGCAAAAAGAAAAGGCGCTAAGACGCGAAGAACGTAAAACGAACAACAACAAAGGGAAAGACATGGAGGATGTATTCATGTATGTAGATGAATTCGGAAGATTAACTTCTACTCCCCCTGAACAAAGACAGGAAGTAAACCTAGATGATATTCAACTGGGTGCAGCTCCTATCATTGAAGAAGATCCAAGAAAAACAGGAATTGTTACGTTCCTGAGTGAAAAGGGATATGGTTTCATTACTGAAGATAACAGCAAAGAAAACATCTTTTTCCACAACAATAACTGTGCAGAGCCGGTGAAAAAAGGAAACAAAGTTTCTTTTGAAAAAGAGAAATCTCCTAAAGGATTTTCTGCTGTTGAAATACAGCTTGTTAAATAA
- a CDS encoding SDR family oxidoreductase: MSTQNVKGKVVLIAGGGKNLGGLLSRDFAAKGAKLAIHYNSESSKAESEKTLAEVQALGAEAFLFQGDLTKVDHITKFFDETITRFGGIDIAINTVGMVLKKPFSETTEAEYDTMFNVNSKSAYFFLQEAGKKLNDHGKICTIVTSLLAAYTGLYSTYAGAKAPVEHFTRAASKEFGSRGISVTAVAPGPMDTPFFYGQETADAVAYHKSASALGGLTDIKDIAPLVEFLVTDGWWITGQTIFANGGYTTR, from the coding sequence ATGTCAACACAAAATGTAAAAGGAAAAGTTGTTTTAATTGCGGGAGGCGGTAAAAACTTAGGAGGATTATTAAGCAGGGACTTTGCTGCAAAAGGTGCAAAACTGGCTATTCATTACAACAGTGAAAGCTCAAAAGCAGAAAGCGAAAAAACACTGGCTGAAGTACAGGCACTGGGAGCAGAAGCATTTTTATTCCAGGGAGACCTTACCAAAGTAGATCATATCACGAAGTTCTTTGATGAAACCATTACCCGTTTCGGAGGAATCGATATTGCCATCAATACTGTAGGAATGGTGCTTAAAAAACCATTTTCAGAAACTACAGAAGCAGAATATGATACCATGTTCAATGTCAATTCAAAATCTGCTTACTTCTTTTTGCAGGAAGCCGGTAAAAAACTGAATGACCATGGGAAAATCTGTACGATTGTCACTTCATTGCTGGCGGCCTACACCGGATTGTATTCCACCTATGCAGGGGCAAAGGCACCGGTAGAGCATTTTACAAGAGCGGCTTCCAAAGAATTTGGATCCAGAGGCATTTCTGTAACCGCAGTGGCTCCCGGCCCGATGGACACACCTTTCTTCTATGGGCAGGAAACTGCCGATGCTGTTGCTTATCATAAATCAGCATCAGCATTGGGAGGATTGACAGATATTAAAGATATTGCGCCTTTAGTAGAATTTCTGGTGACAGATGGCTGGTGGATTACAGGGCAGACCATCTTTGCCAACGGTGGATATACAACAAGATAA
- the lgt gene encoding prolipoprotein diacylglyceryl transferase, with product MNLLYINWDINPEIVNILGIPIKYYGLLFLAGLVLSLNILKRIYKKEGLSTQAHEALFSYALIGILVGARLGHCLFYDFDYYSQHPLEIFLPIQKGPDGSYHFTGFAGLASHGGGIGLVIMLLIYARKYAIPFMTVLDAIAIVLPLAGTFIRLANLMNSEIIGVPTDIPWAFIFRQVDDLPRHPAQLYEAISYFIIFLSVYFIYRKNIFKIGKGFYFGISILLIFIMRILIEFIKVDQVEFEHGMILNMGQLLSIPFVLLGLFFIIKSILEKGKIKTA from the coding sequence ATGAATTTATTATATATCAACTGGGACATCAATCCCGAAATCGTCAATATCCTGGGAATTCCTATCAAATATTACGGATTACTGTTTCTTGCAGGGCTTGTTTTGAGCCTGAATATCTTAAAACGCATCTATAAAAAAGAAGGTCTCAGCACACAGGCCCATGAAGCTTTATTCTCCTATGCACTGATAGGAATTCTGGTGGGAGCCAGATTGGGGCATTGTCTTTTTTATGATTTTGATTATTATTCTCAGCATCCTCTCGAAATATTTTTACCTATCCAGAAAGGTCCGGACGGAAGCTACCACTTCACAGGATTTGCTGGTCTTGCCAGTCATGGCGGCGGTATCGGTCTGGTGATTATGCTTCTTATTTATGCAAGAAAATATGCTATCCCATTCATGACCGTTCTTGATGCGATAGCCATTGTACTTCCGTTGGCAGGTACCTTCATCAGGCTGGCCAACCTTATGAATTCTGAAATTATCGGAGTTCCTACTGATATTCCGTGGGCTTTTATATTCCGTCAGGTAGATGATCTTCCGAGACATCCGGCACAGCTTTATGAAGCGATCTCTTATTTTATTATTTTCCTTTCTGTATATTTCATTTACAGAAAGAATATCTTTAAAATCGGAAAAGGATTTTATTTTGGAATCAGTATTCTGCTGATCTTCATTATGAGAATCCTGATTGAATTTATCAAGGTAGATCAGGTAGAATTTGAGCACGGAATGATCCTTAATATGGGACAGCTTCTGAGTATTCCATTTGTTCTTCTCGGATTATTCTTTATTATTAAAAGTATATTGGAGAAAGGAAAGATTAAAACCGCTTGA
- a CDS encoding low affinity iron permease family protein — MIKDILDRWPDWRDYFKGSAFLGIAGLAVLFIRNTQNKEIKTLQHKLDELMAARKEGTKTENLTEDELSQLHRFYEDLEKQRREKNIPDNSRPENLQVNCPRYK; from the coding sequence ATGATAAAGGATATTTTAGACAGATGGCCGGATTGGCGGGACTATTTTAAAGGAAGTGCTTTTTTAGGTATTGCAGGACTTGCTGTACTTTTTATCAGGAATACACAGAATAAAGAAATAAAAACGCTTCAGCATAAGCTTGATGAACTGATGGCTGCACGTAAAGAGGGCACGAAAACAGAAAACCTTACAGAAGATGAGCTGAGTCAGCTTCACAGATTCTATGAAGATCTTGAAAAACAACGCAGAGAGAAAAATATACCGGATAACAGCCGGCCGGAAAATCTGCAGGTGAATTGCCCCAGGTATAAATAA
- a CDS encoding VIT1/CCC1 transporter family protein, translated as MHHQLEKHYVNRVGWLRAAVLGANDGLLSTTSIVIGVAAAEPERHIIILAALAGMIAGAMSMAAGEYVSVSSQEDTEKADLMREKLELEQMPEIELRELAKVYEKRGCTKETAMQVAIELTEHDALGAHARDELGINEITQAKPLLAALASFSSFAVGALLPFAVSLLAPIKQMVYFQYGFSIIFLMLLGAISARAGGSNIKIAVLRICFWGTVAMGITALVGRIFGVSVS; from the coding sequence ATGCATCATCAGCTGGAGAAACATTATGTAAACAGGGTAGGGTGGCTCCGGGCTGCCGTATTGGGAGCGAACGACGGGTTATTATCCACCACAAGTATTGTTATCGGAGTTGCGGCAGCAGAGCCTGAACGGCATATTATTATCCTTGCAGCACTTGCAGGTATGATTGCCGGAGCAATGTCTATGGCTGCAGGTGAATATGTCTCCGTAAGTTCTCAGGAAGATACGGAAAAAGCAGATCTGATGCGCGAAAAGCTTGAGCTGGAACAAATGCCGGAAATAGAGCTCAGAGAATTAGCCAAAGTTTATGAAAAAAGAGGCTGCACCAAAGAAACAGCCATGCAGGTAGCCATTGAACTTACAGAGCATGATGCTTTGGGAGCTCATGCCCGGGACGAACTGGGAATCAACGAAATAACACAAGCTAAACCTTTGCTGGCGGCACTTGCTTCTTTCAGCTCTTTTGCGGTAGGAGCTTTATTACCGTTTGCAGTTTCTCTATTGGCACCTATTAAACAAATGGTGTATTTCCAATATGGATTTTCAATCATCTTTCTGATGCTTTTGGGGGCAATCTCTGCGAGAGCCGGAGGTTCAAATATTAAAATCGCAGTATTGAGGATTTGTTTCTGGGGAACTGTTGCCATGGGAATTACAGCATTGGTGGGGCGTATTTTCGGGGTTAGTGTTTCGTAA
- a CDS encoding helix-turn-helix transcriptional regulator, with amino-acid sequence MQYKKKKPCKELEPFIHFYWELKGNEIERPWERVFPDGCAGVLINLGDKCLTDNGLFTMESEKTYVVGAMNSFKDSFIDIETHLAGVCLKPATFANFYSYASQNELTNATVEFEKVNSFDVDKTSDNPFLYFDQFFSSRLKNKNIQLKKVLNHIHSTNGNISVNELAKIHCTTVRQLERNFKKLIGLSPKEYSNIIRFQYTMSLIKNSDQNRSLLEIAFECGYYDHSHLTNEIKRNTGLVPSLL; translated from the coding sequence ATGCAGTACAAAAAAAAGAAGCCTTGCAAGGAATTGGAGCCTTTTATTCATTTCTATTGGGAATTGAAAGGAAATGAAATAGAGAGGCCGTGGGAGAGAGTTTTCCCTGATGGCTGCGCTGGTGTACTTATCAATTTGGGAGATAAATGTTTAACGGATAACGGTTTATTTACAATGGAATCTGAAAAGACTTATGTGGTGGGTGCCATGAATTCTTTTAAAGACAGTTTTATAGACATCGAAACCCATTTAGCAGGAGTATGTCTGAAGCCTGCGACTTTTGCAAATTTTTACAGCTATGCGTCACAAAATGAATTGACAAATGCTACTGTTGAATTTGAAAAGGTCAATTCCTTTGATGTTGATAAAACATCTGACAATCCTTTCCTTTATTTTGACCAGTTCTTTTCCTCGAGGCTTAAAAATAAAAATATCCAGCTGAAGAAAGTACTTAATCATATACATTCAACCAATGGAAATATAAGTGTTAACGAGCTGGCCAAAATACATTGTACGACGGTAAGACAACTGGAACGGAATTTTAAAAAACTGATCGGATTATCACCCAAGGAATATTCAAATATAATAAGATTTCAGTATACTATGAGTTTGATCAAAAATTCAGATCAAAACCGGAGCTTATTGGAAATAGCGTTTGAATGCGGTTACTATGATCATTCGCATCTCACCAATGAAATCAAGCGGAATACCGGACTTGTCCCCTCATTGCTTTAA
- a CDS encoding dihydrofolate reductase family protein, which translates to MRKLSLFIAMSLDGYIAKSNDDLSFLKIVEKEGEDYGYADFTAGIDTIIIGRKTYDYVLKEIGSSHYDNGQRDIYVITRTARPKEGRTTFYTGDITELVNGLKSGEGKNIYCDGGAEIINELLKNELIDEFIISVIPVLLGSGTKLFKDGRPEQALEFMTSKTFETGLIQLRYKRKK; encoded by the coding sequence ATGCGAAAATTATCACTTTTCATTGCGATGAGCTTAGATGGCTACATTGCAAAATCCAATGATGACCTGAGCTTTCTGAAAATAGTTGAAAAAGAAGGCGAGGATTACGGCTATGCGGACTTTACGGCCGGAATCGATACTATTATTATAGGGAGAAAAACCTATGATTATGTACTTAAAGAAATCGGCTCATCCCATTACGACAACGGACAGCGGGATATTTATGTTATCACAAGAACAGCAAGGCCGAAAGAAGGCAGGACAACTTTCTATACAGGAGATATTACAGAATTGGTTAATGGTCTAAAATCCGGAGAAGGGAAGAATATATATTGTGACGGTGGTGCGGAAATAATAAATGAATTGTTGAAGAATGAACTGATAGACGAGTTTATTATTTCCGTAATTCCGGTCTTATTAGGCAGCGGAACAAAGCTTTTTAAAGATGGCCGGCCTGAACAGGCACTTGAATTTATGACTTCAAAAACATTTGAAACCGGATTGATACAATTGCGGTATAAGCGCAAAAAGTAG
- a CDS encoding SDR family oxidoreductase → MEQFNYNNELSGKIALVTGGTKGAGKSIAERLQQAGATVIITARNAPEQENSNLHFIASDLSTAAGSQKVVSEVLTNYGRLDILVNNLGSSSTPAGGFSVLSDEDWESTLQANLLAPVRLDRGFLPQMIERKSGVIIHIASIQGKLPLYDSTLPYAAAKAALRNYSKSLSNEVTPKGVRVLTVSPGWINTTASEAWLGEIARNANSTIEEAQQGVMDALGGIPFGRPAEPEEIAEFVGFLVSPRASYLTGTEYVIDGGTVPTI, encoded by the coding sequence ATGGAACAATTTAATTACAACAATGAGTTATCAGGCAAAATTGCTTTGGTAACAGGAGGTACAAAAGGCGCTGGAAAGTCAATAGCAGAAAGACTTCAACAGGCTGGCGCAACAGTTATTATTACCGCAAGAAATGCACCTGAGCAGGAAAACAGCAATCTGCATTTCATTGCTTCCGACCTGAGCACAGCAGCGGGATCCCAAAAAGTAGTCAGTGAAGTGCTTACAAACTACGGAAGGCTGGATATCCTGGTTAACAACCTTGGTTCTTCATCAACGCCAGCCGGTGGATTCTCTGTATTAAGTGATGAAGACTGGGAGTCAACCCTACAGGCAAATTTACTCGCTCCGGTTCGGCTGGACCGGGGATTTTTACCACAGATGATTGAACGAAAAAGTGGTGTTATCATTCACATCGCATCAATTCAGGGTAAATTGCCTCTTTATGATTCTACTTTGCCTTACGCAGCTGCAAAAGCAGCACTGAGAAACTACAGTAAAAGCTTATCAAATGAAGTTACTCCTAAAGGCGTCCGGGTACTGACTGTTTCACCAGGCTGGATCAATACGACAGCTTCGGAAGCATGGCTGGGAGAAATTGCAAGAAACGCGAACAGTACTATAGAAGAAGCGCAACAGGGCGTAATGGACGCATTGGGTGGAATACCTTTTGGAAGACCTGCCGAGCCTGAAGAAATAGCTGAATTCGTCGGCTTCCTTGTTTCACCAAGAGCCAGCTATTTAACAGGAACTGAATATGTAATCGATGGTGGAACAGTACCAACAATTTAA
- a CDS encoding winged helix-turn-helix transcriptional regulator: MYERKIIPNLNCGLDLIGEVLYGKWKIRLLWFIYQGHKRPSELQRKIPDASRRVLNIQLKELEDHELVTKKIYPVVPPKVEYSLTDFGESVIPVIGALGQWGDQHEDRLRKLIIKRIQGFSDTEEN; the protein is encoded by the coding sequence ATGTACGAGAGAAAAATAATTCCGAACTTAAACTGCGGTCTTGATCTGATTGGTGAAGTACTTTACGGCAAATGGAAGATACGCCTGCTTTGGTTTATTTATCAGGGGCATAAAAGACCAAGTGAATTGCAGCGTAAGATTCCGGATGCATCACGAAGGGTTTTAAACATCCAGCTAAAAGAACTGGAAGACCATGAGCTGGTTACAAAGAAAATTTATCCCGTTGTTCCTCCCAAAGTAGAATATAGCTTGACTGATTTTGGTGAAAGTGTAATTCCTGTCATAGGTGCTTTGGGACAGTGGGGTGATCAGCACGAGGATCGGTTAAGAAAATTGATTATTAAAAGAATTCAGGGATTTTCGGATACAGAAGAGAATTAA